DNA from Micromonospora nigra:
GGCGGCATCGCCAAGATGCGCTACAGCATCTCCGACACCGCCGAGTACGGCGACCTGTCCCGTGGCCCGCGCGTCATCGACGGCCGGGTCAAGGAGGAGATGCGCAAGATCCTCGGTGAGATCCAGTCCGGCGAGTTCGCCCGGGAGTGGGTCGCCGAGGACGAGTCCGGCCGGCCGAACTTCCGCAAGTGGCAGGCCGAGGGCGCGGCGCACCCGATCGAGGAGACGGGCGCGAAGCTGCGCGGAATGATGAGCTGGGTGGACCGCCCGATCACCGAGACCGCCTGAGCGACGTCCCACCACGGCACCCCGGGCCGGCGCTCTCCCCAGCGCCGCCCCGGGGTGCCTGGCATCCATGCCCCCTCGGAGTGGATGTCGGGCGGTGACCGTCGGCGGTGGGGCCGGGGGCGGGGCGCCGCGACCTGCCGCGCCTGCTGGCTAACGATCGTTAACTCGCACGTCACATGCGGTTTGTGAGGGCACTCACCCCGCAAGCGCGGACCTGCCGGCGGGCCGGCCCCCTACGATCGCGGGTAGGTGTGCAGCCGGCACCTGACGGCCATGGCCCGGACCAGCGCCGGGCGCAGCGCAGCGCCCCGCAGCCCCGGCCGACCGCTCTGACGACATCTACGAGGACCAATGACTCCTGTCGTACTGATCGCCGAAGAACTCGCTCCCGCCGCCATCGAGGTGCTCGCCCACGACTTCGACGTCCGTCACGTCGACGGCACCGACCGCCCGGCCCTGCTCTCGGCGCTGTCCGAGGCCGACGCCGTGCTCGTGCGCAGCGCGACCCAGATCGACGCCGAGGCGATCGCCGCCGCGCCCCGACTGAAGGTCGTCGCCCGGGCCGGTGTGGGGCTGGACAACGTCGAGGTGCCGGCCGCCACCGCGCGGGGCGTCATGGTCGTCAACGCCCCGACCTCCAACATCGTCTCCGCCGCCGAGCAGGCGGTCGCGCTGCTGCTCGCGGTGGCCCGCAACACCGCCAGCGCCAGCGCCGCGCTCAAGGCGGGGGAGTGGAAGCGGTCGAAGTACACCGGCGTGGAGATCCAGGGCAAGACCGTCGGAGTGGTCGGCCTCGGCCGTATCGGCGTGCTGTTCGCGCAGCGCATCGCCGCCTTCGGCACCCGGCTGATCGCGTACGACCCCTACATCCAGCCGGCCCGCGCCGCCCAGCTCGGAGTGCGTCTGGTCGGTCTGGAGGAGTTGCTGCGGGAGAGCGACTTCATCTCGATCCACCTGCCGAAGACCCCCGAGACGGTCGGCCTGATCGGTGAGAAGGAACTCGCCCTGGTCAAGCCGGGCGTTCGGATCGTCAACGCCGCCCGGGGCGGCCTGATCGACGAGCAGGCCCTGGCCGACGCCATCGCCGAGGGCCGGGTCGCCGGGGCGGGCGTGGACGTCTACGCCAAGGAGCCGTGCACCTCCTCGCCGCTGTTCGCGTTCGACAACGTGGTGGCCACCCCGCACCTGGGCGCGTCCACCGCCGAGGCGCAGGACAAGGCGGGTCTGGCCGTCGCCAAGAGCGTCAAGCTGGCGTTGCAGGGCGAGTTCGTACCGGACGCGGTCAATGTGCAGGCCGGCGGCGTGGTCGCCGAGGACGTCCGCCCGCTGCTGCCGTTGGCCGAGAAGTTGGGTCGGGCCTTCACCGCCGTCGCCGGTGGGGTGGCCGCCAGCGTCACCGTCGAGGTGTGTGGTGAGATCGTCGACCACGACGTGACCGTGCTCAAGCTCGCCGCGACCAAGGGGCTGTTCAGCTCGGTGGTCGAGGAGCAGGTGACCTACGTCAACGCGCCGCACCTGGCCGCCGAGCGCGGTGTCGAGGTGTCGCTGGCCACCCAGGCCGAGACCACCGACCACCCGGTCCTGGTCACCGTCCGGGGTGCGCTGCCCGACGGTCGTACGGTCAGCGTCTCGGGCACCGTCACCACCACGGGCCCCGGTCGGGACGTCATCAAGCTGACCGAGGTGGACGGCTTCGACGTGGAGATCGGCGCGGAGGGCATCCTGCTCTTCCTCCGCTACGCCGACCGGCCCGGCGTGGTCGGCACCGTCGGCACCCTGCTCGGCGAGGCCGGCATCAACATCGCCGCGATGCAGGTGGCCCGTCGGGAGGCCGGCGGCGAGACGCTGATGACCCTCACCGTCGACCAGGCGCTCGGTGCCGAGCTGCTCACCTCGGCGGCCGACTCGATCGGCGCGACGGCGGCCAGCGCCGCCGACCTGCGCGACGAGTAGTCGACGCGCGACGAACGGAGGGGCCCGGCCGGACACGGCGGGCCCCTCCGCCGTCGCGGGCTCGGTCCGCCGCTGGTCTCCCCGCCCCGCTGCCCGCACCCCGGCCGGGATGGCGGGCGGCTCGGGCAGGGTCGTCACCGCACCCGTGCGCAGCCCGGCGGTGCCGCTCGTCCGCAGCCCGGCGGTGCCGCCCGACCGTCAGCCGGGCATCCGGGCCGGCGGCGGGTAGACCGAGCCGTCCTGCGCGTCGAAGAGCATCAGGGCGTGCTCGGCGGCCAGCCGCTCGATGTCGAGCAGGACCTGGTCGGGGCAGGCCGGGTCGAGGTTCAGTTCGACGTGGTCGGACGCGGCGTGCAACGGGAGCACCGCCCACGGCGAACCCGGCCCGGTCGCCCGGTCGGGATAACTGGCGGTGATCGCCCGGTAGAAGCCGACCACCCGGGGGTCCGGCTGCCGCTCCGGATGCCGTCCCTCCCGGCATCCCCGCACGGCCGTCCGGACGTCCTCGGGCGTCGCCCCGTCTGCCAGGGCCCATACGCTGAGATCGAAACTCACGGCGGACAGCGTGCCATCCGTCGTTCGTGATGTCGAAGTCGACCCGTCGCAGGCCAGCCGTCCGGCTGACACCACCGTCGTCCGCACGGTCCGCTGTGGAGGCTCTTGCCGCGAATCGCGCCGAACGGATAGCGTACCGGTGCGGTTACTGGCTGAGCTCGTGGCGCCGGCCCGTCTTCGGGTGGCGCGGTCGACGTCCGGCCGACCGGCCCGCACCCCTCGATTGCGCGAGCCACGCGCACTCGTCGCTGACCGGCCCCCACGGCCGTTGCCGCGGCCGTGGGGGTCGATCGCGGTCTGCCTCACCCTGGGGGCCGGTCGCGGTCCGCCTCACCCCGCGTCGCCTCAACCCCGGTCACCTCGGGCCTCAACTGCGCCGTGCCCGGCAACCTGGGTGGTGCCGGCAGCGATGTCCGCGCCGATCTTCCCCGCCGCGACACCTCGTGGCTCGCGCCGGGACCGGCCGGGGGTCCGGTGAGTCGCGGTCAGCCGGCCGGATTTCCGGTGCGTCGCTGCCAGCCGGCCGCCGAATCCTCAGCGCTGGTGGGCGAGCAGAGACCGGTAGGGGGAGTTCCCCCGGAACCAGGCCAGCCCGGCCGGGCCGGCCGCGTAGAGCGCGGTGGCGTAGGCGTCGGCCACGGCCAGGTCGGGGCCCACCACGGTGGCGGCGACGAACTGGTCGGCCGGCTCGCCGGTGTGCGGATCCACCACGTGCCCCTGCCGCCCCGACACGCCGGAGGTGCCCACGGCGCCGGCCGTCATCTCCAGCACCGTCGGGGTCCGACGCCGGTCGGTGGGGTGGTGCACCGCGACGCGCCACGGGCCGCCGTGCGCGGCGTGG
Protein-coding regions in this window:
- the serA gene encoding phosphoglycerate dehydrogenase; this translates as MTPVVLIAEELAPAAIEVLAHDFDVRHVDGTDRPALLSALSEADAVLVRSATQIDAEAIAAAPRLKVVARAGVGLDNVEVPAATARGVMVVNAPTSNIVSAAEQAVALLLAVARNTASASAALKAGEWKRSKYTGVEIQGKTVGVVGLGRIGVLFAQRIAAFGTRLIAYDPYIQPARAAQLGVRLVGLEELLRESDFISIHLPKTPETVGLIGEKELALVKPGVRIVNAARGGLIDEQALADAIAEGRVAGAGVDVYAKEPCTSSPLFAFDNVVATPHLGASTAEAQDKAGLAVAKSVKLALQGEFVPDAVNVQAGGVVAEDVRPLLPLAEKLGRAFTAVAGGVAASVTVEVCGEIVDHDVTVLKLAATKGLFSSVVEEQVTYVNAPHLAAERGVEVSLATQAETTDHPVLVTVRGALPDGRTVSVSGTVTTTGPGRDVIKLTEVDGFDVEIGAEGILLFLRYADRPGVVGTVGTLLGEAGINIAAMQVARREAGGETLMTLTVDQALGAELLTSAADSIGATAASAADLRDE